In Antechinus flavipes isolate AdamAnt ecotype Samford, QLD, Australia chromosome 3, AdamAnt_v2, whole genome shotgun sequence, a genomic segment contains:
- the GNL3L gene encoding guanine nucleotide-binding protein-like 3-like protein — MTKRRCRPAPRGSGGKSPKGLSQDGTSAQPRRDAELRKQRQEELREKQRAAREQEKVRRRSLESLQREALRRQREHEQREHDLRALEQQQYLQLEREASRKAYYREFKKVVDAADVVLEVLDARDPQSCRCPQVEQAVLQARGSKKLVLVLNKIDLVPRQLVEKWLAYLRNEFPTVAFKACTQQQQRHLQQSRVPARQASAGLLSSGACVGADCLLKVLGNYCRSQDLRTAIRVGVVGFPNVGKSSLINSLKRARACSVGATPGVTRCLQEVHLDKYVTLLDCPGLVLSAPSSDSALVLRNCIKVEQLADPVTPVEAILRRCSHDRLSRHYGVADFTTPTEFLALLAQRLGRLKKGGTPDRESAARAVLTDWMNGRISYYTHPPETHQLPSHISAEIVSEMGKAFDFEALEQGNMEALASMPSQSNDLGQKPLDPPSEREEEMQEEEEEEFWDAKEDLESGMDEDKDPEFGAITVEPKDGKSKKPAETGPKPPPTPRLEEIWALDPLHQGQGLAAACKKRKKMQKRANKLATKLSDSFVAALDLSMTDA; from the coding sequence ATGACAAAGCGCCGCTGCCGGCCGGCGCCCCGCGGCTCCGGCGGAAAATCGCCGAAGGGCCTCTCCCAGGATGGCACGAGCGCGCAGCCCCGCCGGGATGCCGAGCTGAGGAAGCAGCGGCAAGAGGAGCTTCGCGAGAAGCAGCGCGCGGCCCGTGAGCAAGAGAAAGTCCGGCGGCGCAGCCTGGAGAGCCTGCAGCGCGAGGCACTGCGGCGGCAGCGCGAGCACGAGCAGCGCGAGCACGACCTCCGCGCCTTAGAGCAGCAGCAGTATCTGCAGCTGGAGCGCGAGGCCTCCCGCAAGGCCTATTACCGCGAGTTTAAGAAGGTAGTGGATGCGGCCGACGTGGTGCTGGAGGTGCTGGACGCCCGCGATCCCCAGAGCTGTCGCTGCCCGCAGGTAGAGCAGGCCGTCCTGCAGGCGCGTGGCAGCAAGAAGCTGGTGCTCGTGCTCAACAAGATCGACCTGGTGCCCCGGCAGCTGGTGGAGAAGTGGCTGGCCTACCTGCGCAACGAATTCCCCACGGTGGCCTTCAAGGCGTGCACGCAGCAGCAGCAGCGCCACCTGCAACAGAGCCGGGTCCCCGCCCGGCAGGCCTCGGCCGGGCTGCTGAGCAGCGGCGCCTGTGTGGGCGCTGACTGCCTGCTCAAGGTTCTGGGTAATTACTGCCGCAGCCAGGACCTGCGCACGGCCATCCGAGTGGGCGTCGTGGGCTTCCCCAATGTGGGCAAGAGCAGCCTCATCAACAGTCTCAAGAGGGCGCGGGCCTGCAGCGTGGGTGCCACCCCCGGGGTCACCCGGTGCCTGCAGGAGGTCCACTTGGACAAGTATGTCACGCTGCTGGACTGCCCGGGGCTCGTGCTGTCCGCCCCCAGCTCGGACAGCGCGCTCGTGCTGCGCAATTGCATCAAAGTAGAGCAGCTGGCGGACCCTGTGACCCCCGTAGAGGCCATTCTGCGCCGCTGCAGCCACGATCGCCTCTCACGCCACTATGGCGTGGCCGACTTTACGACCCCCACCGAGTTCCTGGCACTCCTGGCGCAGAGGCTGGGCCGGCTGAAGAAGGGAGGGACCCCTGACCGCGAGAGCGCGGCCAGGGCCGTGCTGACCGACTGGATGAACGGCAGGATCAGCTACTACACACACCCGCCGGAAACGCACCAGCTCCCCTCGCACATCAGCGCCGAGATCGTGTCCGAGATGGGCAAAGCCTTTGACTTCGAGGCTCTGGAGCAGGGCAATATGGAAGCCTTGGCCAGCATGCCCTCGCAGTCCAACGACCTTGGCCAAAAGCCTTTGGACCCTCCcagtgaaagggaagaagagatgcaggaggaggaggaggaggagttctGGGATGCCAAAGAAGATCTGGAATCTGGCATGGATGAAGACAAAGATCCCGAGTTTGGGGCCATCACTGTGGAGCCCAAGGACGGCAAGAGCAAGAAGCCTGCGGAGACTGGGCCGAaaccaccccccaccccccgacTGGAGGAAATCTGGGCCCTGGATCCTCTCCATCAGGGCCAGGGCCTGGCCGCAGCCtgcaagaagaggaagaagatgcaGAAGAGAGCAAATAAGCTTGCCACCAAGCTGTCTGACAGCTTCGTGGCGGCCTTGGACCTAAGCATGACAGACGCCTGA